In a genomic window of Lathamus discolor isolate bLatDis1 chromosome 4, bLatDis1.hap1, whole genome shotgun sequence:
- the SAP18 gene encoding histone deacetylase complex subunit SAP18 gives MAVESRVTQEEIKKEPEKPIDREKTCPLLLRVFTTNNGRHHRMDEFSRGNVPSSELQIYTWMDATLKELTSLVKEVYPEARKKGTHFNFAIVFTDLKRPGYRVKEIGSTMSGRKGTDDSMTLQSQKFQIGDYLDIAITPPNRAPPPSSRMRPY, from the exons ATGGCGGTGGAGTCGCGCGTCACGCAGGAGGAGATCAAGAAGGAGCCGGAGAAGCCGATCGACCGGGAGAAG ACGTGCCCGTTGCTGCTTCGCGTCTTCACCACCAACAACGGGCGGCACCACCGCATGGACGAGTTCTCCCGCGGCAACGTGCCCTCCAGCGAGCTGCAGATCTACACCTG GATGGACGCAACCCTGAAAGAGCTGACCAGCTTAGTGAAAGAAGTGTACCCAGAAGCACGGAAGAAGGGCACTCACTTCAATTTTGCAATTGTTTTTACAGATCTCAAGAGGCCTGGGTATAG GGTGAAGGAGATTGGCAGCACAATGTCGGGTAGGAAAGGCACAGATGATTCCATGACATTGCAGTCTCAGAAATTCCAGATAGGAGACTACCTGGATATAGCAATTACTCCTCCGAATCGTGCACCACCCCCATCAAGCCGCATGAGACCGTATTAA